Proteins encoded within one genomic window of Archangium lipolyticum:
- a CDS encoding helix-turn-helix domain-containing protein, protein MELEQLQPEQLQQSLGEVARAARERLGLTQAQVARQAGIAANVYGRIERGGMMPAVPTLRKLARTLGISADALLALSPTDVAASVDAPAPEGSLSPELLQLVSMLRGWSPAKVKRLIRVLKVLENATDDE, encoded by the coding sequence ATGGAACTCGAACAGCTACAGCCCGAACAGCTCCAGCAATCCCTGGGAGAAGTGGCCCGTGCGGCTCGCGAGCGGCTGGGGCTCACCCAGGCCCAGGTCGCGCGCCAGGCCGGAATCGCCGCCAATGTTTATGGTCGCATTGAACGCGGCGGAATGATGCCCGCCGTCCCGACGCTGCGAAAGCTTGCGCGCACCCTCGGCATCTCCGCAGACGCGCTGCTCGCGTTAAGCCCCACTGATGTGGCCGCCTCCGTCGATGCGCCCGCCCCCGAGGGCAGCCTGTCGCCGGAGCTGCTGCAACTCGTGAGCATGCTGCGCGGGTGGAGCCCCGCGAAGGTGAAGCGGCTGATTCGGGTGTTGAAGGTGTTGGAGAACGCGACCGACGACGAGTGA